Proteins from a single region of Akkermansiaceae bacterium:
- a CDS encoding PSD1 domain-containing protein translates to MWSRKTHPALRAFAAFAVAASSHAAEKPDFARDVRPILSNRCFKCHGPDEDTRKGKLRLDERNAALGEGKSGEIAIVPGKPAESEFIKRLHAADPDDRMPPASAKMELTEAEKKILEQWIAAGAEYQPHWSFAPPKTDGKPHGIDEFIGRKLAAADLKPSPEAGKYQLIRRVTLDLTGLPPSPEEAEAFAKDTSPDAYEKVVDRLLTSPAYGERWARRWLDLARYADTNGYEKDRERQIWPYRDWVIRALNGDMPFDQFTVKQLAGDMLPGATAEDITATGFHRNSMLNEEGGNDPLEFRYHAMADRVATTGTTWLGLTLGCAQCHTHKYDPILHTEYFGIMAFLNNADDINYDLPDATLPEREAKRAEQAEKMITALPSKWPLEKPAEADWSTPRLSSVTSASGELPKIQSDHSALFTAQGPEKETYELLLTADPADADRVRIETLADKKIVSGGPGRTGHGNFVLSELELFTRPKGGTGEWERIAFSKASADAEQSGYPVAAAIDGKEDTGWAVQVEGGSHKKDRAAVFHLEKPLTPGEREFKVRLVQNFGTHHTIGRVRVSFGKELTAPPQQLTNDERRQQAVDLAFGQWLEKARAETVPWSTLTATALDSNESILSNEPDGSVFVSGDTSKDDRFTLTYRNAPAGITALRLETLTDKRLPGFGPGKVYYEGTPGDFFLYGFTVKADGKDIKLADASSTTGDARLAIDGNDLTGWTIKEATGEDQTAVIQLAEPLPASGDLVIELKMGRYYASTLGKFRISATSAPQKTTARVLPPELEEALAKSELTKEEHAKLFRQFLLDAPQLAAASKPIRDLFKPLAPQRTLVMHERTEHFRKTRLHNRGEFTQPAQEIQPHVPAFLPPLAPDQPANRLGFAKWLVSPENPLTARVTVNRQWQAFFGTGLVKTLDDFGFQGEVPSHPELLDWLAVTFVEGGWSMKKLHRLIVTSATYKQDSRVTPELLEKDPQNRLLARGPRLRIEAEMIRDLALSASGLLSGKLYGPSVRPPQPSSVTEGAYGGMSWKVSEGEDRYRRGLYTFAKRSSPFASFMTFDAPTGEACVARREVSNTPLQSLVLLNDEVFVETARALGKKIAAHPGTPEEKAAYAFQRCLTRPPTPDETKKLAAFHTAQLERIRKGELKSGELMPDKATPEETAWMTVARVLLNLDETITKN, encoded by the coding sequence GTCCCGCAAAACCCATCCTGCGTTACGAGCGTTCGCCGCGTTCGCCGTCGCCGCCTCTTCCCATGCCGCGGAGAAGCCCGACTTCGCACGCGACGTCCGGCCGATCCTCTCCAACCGCTGCTTCAAGTGCCACGGTCCGGACGAGGACACCCGTAAGGGAAAACTCCGGCTCGATGAGCGGAACGCCGCACTGGGCGAAGGGAAATCCGGTGAGATTGCCATCGTCCCCGGCAAGCCCGCGGAAAGCGAATTCATCAAGCGGCTGCACGCCGCGGACCCGGACGACCGCATGCCGCCCGCCAGCGCGAAGATGGAGCTGACGGAAGCGGAGAAGAAGATCCTGGAACAATGGATCGCCGCAGGAGCGGAGTACCAGCCACACTGGTCCTTCGCCCCCCCGAAGACCGATGGAAAGCCACACGGCATCGATGAATTCATCGGCAGAAAACTCGCAGCCGCGGATCTGAAGCCCTCCCCCGAAGCTGGAAAATACCAACTCATCCGGAGGGTGACGCTGGACCTCACCGGCCTGCCTCCTTCACCGGAAGAAGCGGAGGCTTTCGCCAAAGACACCTCACCGGACGCCTACGAAAAGGTGGTGGACCGCCTGCTGACATCCCCTGCCTACGGCGAACGATGGGCGCGGCGGTGGCTGGACCTCGCCCGCTATGCGGACACCAACGGCTATGAGAAAGACCGCGAGCGTCAGATCTGGCCTTACCGGGACTGGGTGATCCGTGCCCTCAATGGGGACATGCCGTTCGACCAGTTCACCGTGAAACAACTCGCGGGTGACATGCTGCCGGGAGCCACGGCGGAGGACATCACCGCCACGGGCTTCCACCGCAACAGCATGCTCAATGAGGAGGGCGGGAACGATCCGCTGGAGTTCCGCTACCATGCGATGGCGGACCGCGTGGCCACCACCGGGACCACCTGGCTGGGCCTCACTCTGGGCTGCGCCCAGTGCCACACCCACAAATACGATCCCATCCTCCACACGGAGTATTTCGGCATCATGGCATTCCTCAACAATGCCGATGACATCAACTACGACCTGCCGGATGCCACGCTGCCGGAGCGCGAGGCGAAGCGCGCGGAGCAGGCGGAAAAAATGATCACCGCACTGCCTTCCAAGTGGCCGCTGGAGAAACCGGCGGAAGCGGATTGGTCCACTCCACGCCTCTCTTCCGTCACCTCCGCCTCCGGGGAACTGCCGAAGATCCAGTCCGACCACTCGGCGCTGTTCACCGCGCAAGGCCCGGAAAAGGAAACCTACGAGCTGCTCCTTACGGCGGATCCAGCGGATGCCGACCGCGTGCGGATCGAGACACTCGCGGACAAGAAGATCGTCTCCGGCGGTCCCGGCCGCACCGGCCATGGCAATTTCGTCCTGAGCGAGCTGGAGCTTTTCACCCGCCCGAAAGGTGGCACCGGAGAATGGGAGAGGATCGCTTTCTCCAAAGCCTCCGCCGATGCGGAGCAGTCTGGCTACCCGGTGGCCGCTGCCATCGATGGCAAGGAGGACACCGGTTGGGCGGTGCAGGTGGAGGGTGGTTCCCACAAGAAAGATCGCGCCGCCGTGTTTCATCTGGAGAAGCCGCTCACCCCGGGCGAGCGGGAGTTCAAGGTGCGCCTCGTGCAGAATTTCGGCACCCATCACACCATCGGCCGTGTCCGTGTTTCGTTTGGCAAGGAACTCACCGCACCACCGCAACAGCTCACGAATGACGAGCGCCGCCAGCAGGCGGTCGATCTCGCGTTCGGCCAGTGGCTGGAGAAAGCCCGCGCCGAAACCGTGCCGTGGAGCACGCTCACCGCCACGGCGCTCGATTCCAACGAATCCATCCTCAGCAATGAGCCGGACGGCTCCGTGTTCGTTTCCGGTGACACCTCGAAAGACGACCGCTTCACCCTCACCTACAGGAACGCTCCGGCGGGCATCACCGCGCTGCGGCTGGAAACACTGACGGACAAACGTCTCCCCGGCTTCGGCCCCGGCAAGGTGTATTACGAAGGCACGCCGGGTGATTTCTTCCTCTACGGCTTCACGGTGAAAGCGGATGGCAAGGACATCAAACTGGCGGATGCCAGCTCGACCACCGGCGATGCCAGGCTTGCGATCGATGGCAACGACCTCACCGGATGGACGATCAAAGAGGCGACAGGCGAGGACCAAACCGCCGTCATCCAGCTTGCGGAACCCCTGCCCGCCAGCGGTGATCTCGTCATCGAGCTGAAGATGGGCCGCTACTATGCTTCCACCCTCGGCAAGTTCCGCATCTCCGCCACCAGTGCGCCACAAAAGACGACCGCCCGCGTCCTGCCGCCGGAGCTGGAGGAAGCGCTCGCAAAATCCGAACTCACCAAGGAGGAACACGCGAAACTTTTCCGCCAGTTCCTTCTGGATGCCCCGCAGCTCGCCGCGGCCAGCAAGCCGATCCGTGATCTGTTCAAGCCGCTCGCCCCGCAGCGCACGCTTGTCATGCACGAACGCACCGAGCATTTTCGCAAAACACGCCTGCACAACCGCGGCGAGTTCACCCAGCCCGCCCAGGAGATCCAGCCGCATGTGCCCGCCTTCCTCCCTCCCCTCGCCCCGGACCAACCGGCGAACCGGCTGGGATTCGCAAAATGGCTCGTATCACCGGAAAACCCGCTCACCGCGCGGGTGACGGTCAACCGTCAGTGGCAGGCATTCTTCGGCACCGGTCTGGTGAAGACACTGGATGATTTCGGTTTCCAGGGTGAGGTTCCCAGCCACCCGGAACTCCTCGACTGGCTCGCCGTGACCTTCGTGGAAGGCGGCTGGTCGATGAAAAAGCTGCACCGCCTCATCGTCACCAGCGCCACCTACAAGCAGGACTCCCGCGTCACTCCCGAACTGCTGGAGAAGGATCCACAGAACCGCCTTCTCGCCCGCGGGCCGCGCCTGCGGATCGAGGCGGAGATGATCCGGGACCTCGCCCTCAGCGCGTCCGGCCTACTTTCCGGCAAGCTCTACGGCCCCTCGGTGCGGCCGCCACAACCTTCGAGCGTCACGGAGGGAGCCTACGGCGGCATGAGCTGGAAAGTCAGCGAAGGCGAGGACCGCTACCGCCGCGGCCTCTACACCTTCGCGAAACGCTCGTCGCCCTTCGCTTCATTCATGACCTTCGACGCGCCGACCGGGGAAGCCTGCGTCGCCCGCCGCGAGGTGTCGAACACGCCCCTCCAATCGCTC